In Girardinichthys multiradiatus isolate DD_20200921_A chromosome 18, DD_fGirMul_XY1, whole genome shotgun sequence, a single window of DNA contains:
- the LOC124884210 gene encoding extracellular calcium-sensing receptor-like — MNGDFIIGGAFSIHYKELTKTHNYTAVPEPPSCARGINSRELRFSRTMIFAIKEINNSTELLPGVKLGYQIYDSCASVPVSIQAAFQLSNGQDPMFQTGDNCSTSGVIMAVVGESGSTPSISISRIFGPFNIPLVSHFATCACLSDKEQYPTFFRTIPSDQFQADALAKLVKHFGWTWIGAIHSDSDYGKNGMASFLNVALKEGICVDYIESFYRTDPTSKIREVANTIRRSTAVVVVAFTAAGDMKFLLEELARDPPPPRQWIGSESWVTDPLLMSFSFCAGAIGVAIQQSVIPGLRDFLLDISPSEVAASSVLTEFWEDAFNCSLTESTAVKGKQCDGNEDLKTLKNLYTETSKFRITNMVYKAVYAIAHAIHNAVCQEIKSTSQCDKHIRLEPKQIFTELKKVNFSQNSYHVSFDAKGDPLAFYELVNWQKSESGVNELITVGYYDASLPKGQGFRIYKNLTWMKGSVQVPVSVCSESCPPGTRKVLQKGKPLCCYNCIPCPEGEISNMTDAPDCIPCPREFWPNVVNTACFPKPVEFLSFDEVLSVILATFSVSGACLAILTAVVFFHHRTTPMVRANNSELSFLLLFSLTLCFLCSLTFIGAPSEWSCMLRHTAFGITFVLCISCVLGKTIVVLMAFKATLPGNNVMKWFGPPQQRMTVVSFTFIQVIICIIWLVVSPPFPVKNLTTYKEKIILECALGSAVGFWAVLGYIGLLAVFCFVLAVLARKLPDNFNEAKMITFSMLVFCAVWITFIPAYISSPGKFTVAVEIFAILASSFGLMMCIFSPKCFIILCQPEKNTKKYLMNKY, encoded by the exons ATGAACGGGGACTTCATCATTGGGGGTGCTTTTTCAATCCACTACAAGGAGCTCACAAAGACTCACAACTACACTGCTGTGCCTGAACCACCAAGCTGTGCAAGGGG CATCAACAGTCGAGAACTGCGCTTCTCTCGCACAATGATCTTTGCAATCAAGGAGATTAACAACAGCACGGAACTGCTGCCAGGTGTCAAACTCGGTTATCAGATCTACGACTCGTGCGCTTCTGTGCCCGTGTCTATTCAGGCAGCATTTCAGTTGTCAAATGGGCAGGACCCTATGTTTCAGACAGGTGATAATTGTTCTACATCTGGTGTAATAATGGCTGTTGTAGGCGAGTCTGGTTCCACGCCATCCATTAGCATTTCACGCATTTTCGGGCCCTTCAACATACCTCTT GTGAGCCACTTTGCAACTTGTGCCTGCTTGTCAGATAAAGAGCAGTACCCAACATTTTTCAGAACCATTCCCAGTGACCAGTTTCAAGCCGACGCACTGGCCAAGCTAGTGAAACACTTTGGTTGGACTTGGATAGGAGCTatccactcggattcagattatGGAAAAAATGGCATGGCGTCTTTTCTTAATGTAGCACTCAAAGAGGGGATCTGTGTGGACTACATTGAATCCTTTTATCGGACAGACCCGACCAGCAAGATTCGAGAAGTAGCTAATACCATCCGCAG gtcAACAGCAGTGGTTGTTGTGGCATTTACAGCTGCTGGTGACATGAAATTCCTCTTAGAGGAGCTGGCCCGGGATCCTCCACCACCTCGTCAGTGGATTGGAAGTGAATCCTGGGTCACTGACCCACTCTTAatgagcttcagtttttgtGCAGGGGCTATTGGAGTAGCCATTCAGCAATCTGTCATCCCAGGTCTGAGAGATTTCCTTCTAGATATCTCTCCCTCTGAAGTGGCTGCCTCCTCAGTTCTTACTGAGTTCTGGGAAGATGCTTTCAACTGCAGCTTGACAGAAA GTACAGCTGTAAAGGGCAAACAGTGTGATGGAAATGAAGACTTAAAGACACTGAAGAACCTCTATACTGAAACGTCTAAGTTCAGAATTACTAACATGGTGTACAAGGCTGTTTATGCAATAGCACATGCTATACACAATGCAGTGTGTCAGGAAATAAAGTCAACCTCTCAGTGTGACAAACACATCAGACTGGAGCCAAAACAG ATTTtcactgaattaaaaaaagtcAACTTCTCCCAAAATAGTTATCATGTGTCATTTGATGCTAAAGGGGACCCTCTGGCATTTTATGAGTTGGTCAACTGGCAGAAAAGTGAGAGTGGAGTTAATGAACTGATAACAGTGGGGTACTATGATGCATCACTGCCCAAAGGCCAGGGGTTTCGTATCTACAAGAATTTAACCTGGATGAAGGGAAGCGTGCAA GTACCAGTGTCAGTTTGCTCTGAGAGTTGTCCTCCAGGAACTCGTAAAGTGTTGCAGAAAGGAAAACCCCTCTGCTGCTACAATTGTATACCATGTCCTGAAGGAGAGATCAGTAATATGACAG ATGCTCCTGATTGCATCCCATGTCCTAGAGAATTTTGGCCTAATGTAGTGAACACGGCTTGTTTCCCCAAACCTGTGGAGTTTCTTTCCTTCGATGAAGTCCTGTCAGTCATCCTGGCTACTTTCTCTGTTAGTGGGGCCTGTCTAGCCATCTTAACAGCAGTGGTTTTCTTTCATCACAGGACAACTCCAATGGTCAGGGCTAACAACTCTGAGCTGAGCTTCCTGCTGCTATTCTCTCTGACTCTGTGCTTCTTGTgttcattaacatttattggAGCACCCTCTGAGTGGTCCTGTATGCTACGACACACAGCGTTTGGCATCACCTTTGTCCTTTGTATCTCCTGTGTTCTTGGGAAAACTATAGTGGTTTTAATGGCCTTTAAAGCTACACTTCCTGGTAACAATGTCATGAAATGGTTTGGTCCTCCACAACAAAGAATGACTGTAGTGTCCtttacatttattcaggttataaTATGTATTATTTGGTTGGTTGTAAGTCCTCCTTTCCCTGTGAAAAATTTAACCACCTACAAGGAGAAGATTATCCTGGAATGTGCATTAGGCTCTGCTGTTGGCTTCTGGGCTGTGCTGGGATACATCGGCCTCCTGGctgttttttgctttgtgtTAGCTGTTCTAGCTCGGAAACTACCTGATAATTTTAACGAAGCCAAGATGATAACCTTCAGCATGTTGGTTTTTTGTGCTGTCTGGATAACCTTCATCCCAGCATATATCAGCTCTCCTGGAAAATTTACTGTGGCTGTGGAGATATTTGCCATTCTGGCTTCCAGCTTTGGACTGATGATGTGTATATTTTCTCCAAAGTGTTTCATCATTTTGTGTCAGCCAGAGAAGAACACCAAAAAATACTTGATGAACAAATATTGA